A section of the Streptomyces sp. Je 1-369 genome encodes:
- a CDS encoding (2Fe-2S)-binding protein: MKPTELVGASPGPTFTITFDGRQLDALPGQSIAAVLWSAGVLTWRTTRGGRQPRGAFCGIGQCYDCLATVNGRPNRRACLVTARPGDTVTTQEGSGHAGFEK; encoded by the coding sequence GTGAAACCGACCGAGCTCGTGGGGGCCTCCCCCGGGCCCACCTTCACGATCACCTTCGACGGACGCCAACTGGACGCGCTGCCGGGCCAGTCCATCGCGGCCGTGCTCTGGTCGGCGGGCGTTCTCACCTGGCGGACCACGAGGGGTGGCAGGCAGCCGCGGGGGGCGTTCTGCGGCATCGGCCAGTGCTACGACTGCCTCGCCACCGTCAACGGCCGCCCCAACAGGCGCGCCTGCCTGGTCACCGCCCGCCCCGGCGACACGGTCACGACGCAGGAGGGGAGCGGTCATGCCGGGTTCGAGAAGTGA
- a CDS encoding dihydrodipicolinate synthase family protein, producing MTAGNWTADRPWRGIMVATALPLREDLSIDYDAYAEHVGHLMGNGCDGVVPNGSLGEYQTLTDDERARVVRTAVEAAGDGARVMPGVAAYGSAESRRWAEHAAEAGCGSVLLLPPNTYRADEDAVRSHYAEVAGAGLPVVAYNNPLDTRVDLTPDVLARLHGDGTVVAVKEFSGDVRRAYEIAELAPDLDLLIGADDVLLELALAGAVGWIAGYPNAFPATCAELYGAARAHDLATALPLYRSLHPLLRQDSKTEFVQSIKLSMDIVGRRGGPTRPPRSPLSGATEALVRSATEKATAAGHR from the coding sequence ATGACCGCAGGAAACTGGACCGCAGACCGCCCCTGGCGCGGCATCATGGTCGCCACCGCGCTCCCCCTGCGCGAGGACCTCTCCATCGACTACGACGCCTACGCCGAGCACGTCGGCCACCTCATGGGCAACGGCTGCGACGGCGTCGTCCCGAACGGCTCCCTGGGCGAGTACCAGACCCTGACCGACGACGAACGCGCCCGCGTCGTCCGTACCGCCGTAGAGGCCGCGGGCGACGGAGCCCGCGTGATGCCCGGCGTCGCCGCGTACGGCAGCGCGGAGTCCCGCCGCTGGGCCGAGCACGCGGCGGAGGCGGGCTGCGGCTCCGTGCTCCTCCTGCCGCCGAACACCTACCGCGCCGACGAAGACGCCGTACGGTCCCACTACGCCGAGGTCGCCGGGGCCGGCCTGCCCGTGGTCGCGTACAACAACCCCCTCGACACCCGCGTCGACCTGACCCCGGACGTGCTGGCCCGGCTGCACGGCGACGGCACGGTCGTAGCCGTGAAGGAGTTCTCCGGCGACGTCCGCAGGGCGTACGAGATCGCCGAACTCGCGCCGGACCTGGACCTGTTGATCGGCGCGGACGACGTTCTGCTCGAACTCGCCCTCGCGGGCGCGGTCGGCTGGATCGCCGGATACCCGAACGCCTTCCCCGCCACCTGCGCGGAGCTCTACGGCGCCGCCCGCGCCCACGACCTGGCGACGGCGCTCCCCCTCTACCGTTCGCTGCATCCGCTTCTGCGCCAGGACTCCAAGACGGAGTTCGTGCAGTCCATCAAGCTGTCGATGGACATCGTGGGCCGACGCGGCGGCCCGACCCGCCCGCCGCGCTCCCCGCTGTCCGGCGCCACGGAGGCGTTGGTGCGGTCGGCCACGGAGAAGGCGACGGCGGCGGGCCACCGCTGA
- a CDS encoding FAD-dependent oxidoreductase, whose translation MPGSRSDARRLGDRAAEGYETPPSEHDPYAHDPYAHDPHAHDPYEHDPCEHTPYEHDPYDLAVIGAGPAGLAGAVTAAELGLSVALLDSAPQPGGQFYRHPAPATHATRPEALHHDWPVFTDLRDRLRTGDVTCLFDHHVWTVTREAENDWTIHALTADPGPGPGEEQRSTRVRARAVLLATGSYERQLPFPGWTLPGVVGAGGAQAMLKSGLVLPGRRVIVAGSGPLLLAVAGSLVTAGAEVPELLEASSYFGYARHPRALATQPHKLTEGAHHAKALLRHRVRPRTRHAVTEAHGKDRVEAVTVSRLDHEWRPIPGTERRIDCDALAVGHGLIPQIDLATGLGCATRRTPDGTHALALSPLQETSLRGLWSAGETSGVGGAQHALGEGELAALAVASRLTGRRPAPRSRLRSLRRRRDRMNAFADAMAVTHAPGEGWTRWLSDDTDVCRCEEVPADRIREAITEYGARDARSVKLLTRAGMGWCQGRVCGWAVSCLSSPPCATAPPEAPPSTAPDRRPLATPVPLGVLANLTTPERQPPTTPHPPDLPPHHPTEGQPS comes from the coding sequence ATGCCGGGTTCGAGAAGTGATGCCCGCCGTCTTGGAGACCGCGCGGCCGAGGGGTACGAGACACCACCGTCCGAGCACGACCCGTATGCGCACGACCCGTATGCCCACGACCCTCATGCGCACGACCCGTACGAGCACGACCCATGCGAGCACACCCCATACGAGCACGACCCGTACGATCTCGCGGTGATCGGCGCCGGACCCGCAGGCCTCGCAGGCGCCGTGACGGCCGCTGAACTAGGCCTGTCCGTGGCGCTGTTGGACTCAGCCCCACAACCGGGCGGCCAGTTCTACCGGCACCCCGCACCGGCCACGCACGCCACCCGCCCCGAAGCCCTGCACCACGACTGGCCCGTCTTCACCGACCTGCGTGACCGACTGCGAACCGGCGACGTCACCTGCCTCTTCGACCACCACGTCTGGACGGTGACGCGCGAGGCCGAGAACGACTGGACCATCCACGCCCTTACGGCCGACCCCGGCCCCGGCCCCGGCGAGGAGCAGCGCTCGACACGGGTGCGAGCGCGCGCGGTCCTCCTGGCGACGGGCTCGTACGAACGACAACTCCCCTTCCCCGGCTGGACCCTGCCCGGTGTCGTCGGCGCGGGCGGCGCCCAGGCCATGCTGAAGTCCGGTCTCGTCCTGCCCGGCAGACGCGTGATCGTCGCAGGCAGTGGCCCGCTCCTGCTGGCCGTGGCCGGGTCACTCGTCACGGCAGGTGCCGAAGTACCCGAACTGCTGGAGGCATCCTCGTACTTCGGGTACGCACGCCACCCGCGCGCCCTCGCCACCCAGCCCCACAAGCTCACGGAGGGCGCACACCACGCCAAGGCCCTGCTCCGCCACCGGGTTCGCCCGCGCACGCGGCACGCCGTCACCGAGGCGCACGGCAAGGACCGGGTGGAAGCGGTGACGGTGTCGCGACTCGACCACGAGTGGCGTCCGATACCGGGCACGGAACGGCGTATCGACTGCGACGCCCTCGCCGTGGGCCACGGGCTGATCCCGCAGATCGACCTGGCGACCGGCCTGGGCTGCGCCACACGCCGCACTCCGGACGGTACGCACGCCCTGGCCCTGAGCCCACTGCAGGAGACCTCGCTGCGCGGCCTGTGGTCGGCGGGCGAGACGTCGGGCGTGGGCGGCGCACAACATGCCCTCGGCGAGGGCGAGTTGGCGGCCCTGGCCGTGGCGTCCCGGCTGACCGGCCGACGTCCCGCCCCGCGCTCGCGCCTACGTTCCCTGCGTCGCCGCCGCGACCGCATGAACGCCTTCGCCGACGCGATGGCCGTCACGCACGCGCCGGGTGAGGGCTGGACGCGGTGGCTCTCCGACGACACCGACGTCTGCCGCTGCGAGGAGGTCCCGGCGGACCGGATCCGCGAGGCCATCACGGAGTACGGCGCCCGGGACGCACGCTCCGTGAAGCTGCTGACCCGGGCGGGCATGGGCTGGTGCCAGGGCCGGGTGTGCGGGTGGGCCGTGTCGTGCCTGTCGTCGCCCCCATGTGCCACCGCCCCACCCGAGGCACCGCCCAGCACCGCCCCCGACCGACGCCCGCTGGCGACGCCGGTCCCCCTGGGCGTCCTGGCCAACCTGACCACCCCGGAACGACAACCTCCCACCACCCCTCACCCTCCTGATCTCCCGCCCCACCACCCGACCGAAGGGCAGCCCTCATGA
- a CDS encoding NAD(P)/FAD-dependent oxidoreductase: MVVGAGVVGAACAYYAARAGLHVTVIDRGPVAGGTTGAGEGNLLVSDKAPGPELELALHSAHLWRELAAELPSRIEYETKGGVVVASTEPELAALRRFAAAQRQAGVEATEVPADRLADLEPHLAPGRAGGVHYPQDAQVQPALAAAHLLRAAADTGHLTLRLGEEVTAILTGGQGDVRGVRTTRLGEMHAPHVLNAAGTWGGQVARLAGLELPVLPRRGFVLVTEPLPRVVRHKVYSAEYVADVASGSAALQTSAVVEGTPAGPVLIGASRERVGFDRTLSVEALRRLAAQAVRLFPALAQVRAIRTYAGFRPYLPDHFPAIGPDPRLPGLLHACGHEGAGIGLAPATGALISAMLTGTELPLDPAPFAPERFAREEAVR; encoded by the coding sequence ATAGTCGTCGGCGCCGGAGTGGTCGGCGCCGCCTGCGCCTACTACGCCGCCCGCGCCGGCCTCCACGTCACCGTCATCGACCGCGGCCCCGTCGCGGGCGGCACGACCGGCGCGGGCGAGGGCAACCTGCTCGTCTCCGACAAGGCTCCGGGGCCAGAACTCGAACTCGCGCTCCACTCGGCTCACTTGTGGCGCGAGCTCGCCGCCGAGCTGCCCTCCCGCATCGAGTACGAGACGAAGGGCGGCGTGGTCGTCGCCTCGACCGAACCCGAGCTCGCGGCCCTGCGCCGGTTCGCCGCGGCGCAGCGGCAGGCGGGCGTCGAGGCCACGGAGGTCCCGGCCGACCGCCTCGCCGACCTCGAACCCCATCTCGCACCGGGCAGGGCGGGCGGCGTCCACTATCCGCAGGACGCCCAGGTCCAGCCCGCCCTCGCCGCCGCACACCTGCTCCGGGCGGCCGCCGACACCGGGCACCTCACGCTCAGGCTCGGCGAGGAAGTCACCGCGATCCTCACCGGCGGACAGGGCGACGTACGGGGCGTCCGGACGACGCGGCTCGGCGAGATGCACGCACCGCACGTACTCAACGCCGCCGGTACGTGGGGAGGTCAAGTCGCCCGCCTTGCGGGCCTGGAGCTCCCGGTGCTGCCCCGCCGCGGATTCGTCCTCGTCACCGAACCGCTGCCACGCGTGGTGCGGCACAAGGTGTACTCCGCGGAGTACGTCGCCGACGTCGCGAGCGGCTCGGCGGCGCTCCAGACCTCCGCCGTGGTCGAGGGCACACCGGCGGGCCCGGTGCTGATCGGGGCGAGCCGGGAACGGGTGGGCTTCGACCGTACGCTGTCGGTGGAGGCCCTGCGCCGCCTCGCGGCCCAGGCGGTACGCCTGTTCCCCGCCCTGGCACAGGTGCGGGCGATCCGCACCTACGCCGGGTTCCGCCCGTACCTGCCGGACCACTTCCCGGCGATCGGCCCCGACCCGCGCCTCCCCGGCCTGCTGCACGCCTGCGGCCACGAGGGCGCGGGCATCGGCCTCGCCCCGGCGACCGGCGCGCTGATCTCCGCGATGCTGACGGGCACCGAACTCCCGCTCGATCCCGCCCCGTTCGCACCGGAGCGCTTCGCACGAGAGGAGGCAGTCCGGTGA
- a CDS encoding nucleotide pyrophosphatase/phosphodiesterase family protein, with product MTPAPLLVLDVVGLTPRLLDHMPRLKSLGQSGSRAALGTVLPAVTCAAQSTFLTGTTPAEHGIVGNGWYFRELGDVLLWRQHNGLVAGDKLWEAARRAHPGYTVANICWWYAMGADTDFTITPRPVYYADGRKEPDCYTRPPALHDELTDKLGTFPLFHFWGPGADIVSSRWIVDATRHIIETRHPDLALCYLPHLDYDLQRFGPDDPRSFRAAAELDATMAPLLDDAKAEGRTVVALSEYGITRVNRPVDLNRVLRRAGLLEVHTQDGMEYLDPMASRAFAVADHQIAHIYVRRPEDLDATRAALEGVPGIEQLLDDEGKKDHQLDHPRSGELVAVAEPDAWFTYYYWLDDARAPDFAQLVEIHRKPGYDPVELFMDPEDPYVRVKAAGALARKKLGMRYRMAVVPLDPSPIRGSHGRLPTSEDESPLILCSTPRAVSGRVAATDVKSLLLDLAGLR from the coding sequence ATGACCCCGGCCCCCTTGCTGGTTCTTGACGTCGTCGGCCTCACCCCGCGCCTCCTGGACCACATGCCGCGCCTCAAATCGCTCGGGCAGTCCGGGTCCAGAGCCGCCCTCGGCACCGTCCTGCCCGCCGTCACCTGCGCCGCCCAGTCCACCTTCCTCACCGGCACCACCCCCGCCGAGCACGGCATCGTCGGCAACGGCTGGTACTTCCGCGAGCTCGGTGACGTACTCCTGTGGCGTCAGCACAACGGCCTCGTGGCCGGCGACAAGCTGTGGGAAGCCGCCCGCCGCGCGCACCCCGGCTACACCGTCGCCAACATCTGCTGGTGGTACGCCATGGGCGCCGACACCGACTTCACCATCACCCCCCGCCCCGTCTACTACGCAGACGGTCGCAAAGAACCCGACTGCTACACCCGGCCCCCGGCCCTCCACGACGAACTCACCGACAAGCTCGGCACGTTCCCCCTCTTCCACTTCTGGGGACCCGGCGCCGACATCGTGTCCAGCCGCTGGATCGTGGACGCCACCCGGCACATCATCGAGACCCGCCACCCCGACCTCGCCCTGTGCTACCTCCCTCACCTCGACTACGACCTGCAACGCTTCGGCCCCGACGACCCGCGCTCCTTCCGCGCCGCCGCCGAGCTCGACGCGACCATGGCGCCGCTCCTGGACGACGCGAAGGCGGAGGGCAGGACCGTCGTCGCGCTGTCCGAGTACGGCATCACACGGGTGAACAGGCCCGTCGACCTCAACCGGGTACTGCGCCGCGCGGGTCTGCTCGAGGTGCACACCCAGGACGGCATGGAGTACCTCGACCCGATGGCCTCCCGTGCCTTCGCCGTCGCCGACCACCAGATCGCCCACATCTACGTCCGCCGCCCGGAAGACCTCGACGCCACCCGCGCCGCCCTGGAGGGCGTCCCCGGCATCGAGCAACTCCTCGACGACGAGGGCAAGAAGGACCACCAGCTGGATCATCCGCGCTCCGGCGAACTCGTCGCCGTCGCGGAGCCGGACGCCTGGTTCACGTACTACTACTGGCTCGACGATGCCCGCGCGCCCGACTTCGCGCAGCTCGTCGAGATCCACCGCAAACCCGGTTACGACCCCGTCGAGCTCTTCATGGACCCCGAGGACCCGTACGTCCGCGTCAAGGCCGCGGGCGCGCTGGCCCGCAAGAAGCTCGGCATGCGCTACCGCATGGCGGTCGTGCCCCTGGATCCGTCACCTATCCGCGGCAGCCATGGCCGCCTTCCCACGAGCGAGGACGAAAGTCCGCTCATTCTGTGCTCCACCCCCCGCGCCGTCAGCGGCCGTGTCGCGGCCACCGATGTGAAATCGCTCCTGCTCGATCTCGCAGGTCTGCGGTGA
- a CDS encoding proline racemase family protein codes for MRTRHVFHAVDSHTEGMPTRVITGGVGVIPGATMADRRLHFIEHMDHLRTLLMYEPRGHSAMSGAILQPPTRPDADYGVLYIEVSGLLPMCGHGTIGVATVLVETGMVQVTEPVTTVRLDTPAGLVAVDVRVTDGAATSATLTNVPAFCVALDRKVEVPGYGTVTYDMAYGGNFYAFVQLDALGLPFDRARKDDLLAAGLAVMDAINASPDRPTHPEQPDISGVKHVYLAAPGSDARRSRHAMAIHPGWFDRSPCGTGTSARMAQLHARGELPLDRDFVNESFIGTEFTGRLVAETEVAGLPAVVPRITGRAWITGTAQYFLDPDDPFPAGFTL; via the coding sequence ATGCGCACCCGTCACGTGTTCCACGCCGTCGACTCGCACACCGAGGGCATGCCCACCCGCGTGATCACCGGCGGCGTCGGGGTGATCCCGGGCGCCACCATGGCCGACCGCAGGCTGCACTTCATCGAGCACATGGACCACCTGCGCACGCTCCTGATGTACGAGCCGCGCGGCCACTCCGCGATGAGCGGTGCCATCCTCCAGCCCCCGACCCGTCCCGACGCCGACTACGGAGTCCTCTACATCGAGGTGTCCGGGCTCCTCCCGATGTGTGGCCACGGCACGATCGGCGTGGCGACCGTCCTGGTGGAGACCGGGATGGTGCAGGTCACCGAGCCGGTCACGACGGTCCGCCTGGACACTCCGGCGGGCCTGGTCGCCGTCGACGTACGGGTGACCGACGGCGCGGCCACCTCGGCCACGCTCACCAACGTTCCCGCGTTCTGTGTCGCCCTGGACCGCAAGGTCGAGGTGCCGGGGTACGGCACGGTGACGTACGACATGGCCTACGGCGGAAACTTCTACGCCTTCGTCCAGCTCGACGCGCTGGGGCTGCCGTTCGACCGTGCGCGCAAGGACGACCTGCTCGCGGCGGGGCTCGCCGTGATGGACGCGATCAACGCGTCGCCGGACCGCCCGACGCACCCCGAACAGCCGGACATCAGCGGAGTCAAACACGTCTACCTGGCCGCGCCCGGCTCGGACGCCCGCCGCTCCCGGCACGCCATGGCGATCCACCCGGGCTGGTTCGACCGCTCGCCGTGCGGCACGGGCACGTCGGCGCGCATGGCACAGCTGCACGCCCGCGGCGAACTCCCGCTGGACCGCGACTTCGTCAACGAGTCGTTCATCGGTACGGAGTTCACGGGCCGACTCGTGGCGGAGACGGAGGTGGCGGGCCTGCCCGCGGTCGTGCCCAGGATCACCGGCCGGGCCTGGATCACGGGCACGGCCCAGTACTTCCTGGACCCCGACGACCCGTTCCCGGCGGGCTTCACACTCTGA
- the eboE gene encoding metabolite traffic protein EboE yields the protein MRFRHPDGSTVHLAYCTNVHPAETLDGVLAQLRDHCEPVRKKLGRDRIGIGLWLAKDAAHALVTDPAALRGLRTELDRRGLEVVTLNGFPYEGFGAEQVKYRVYKPDWTDPERLGHTTELARLLAALLPDDVTEGTISTLPLAWRTPFDPQRAEAARTALTVLAQRLDALTELTGRSIRIGLEPEPGCTVETTADAIAPLTAVGHDRIGVCVDTCHLATSFEDPETALDALAAAGVPVVKSQLSAALHAEHPHLPAVREALAAFDEPRFLHQTRTLTGAGLRGTDDLGEALTTDVLPDTAPWRAHFHVPLHAAPAAPLTSTLPVLQDVLTRLVGGPAPLTRHLEVETYTWQALPPALRPRGRPQLAEGIAAELSLARDLLTDLGLKELP from the coding sequence ATGCGCTTCCGGCACCCCGACGGCTCCACCGTCCACCTCGCCTACTGCACCAACGTCCACCCGGCCGAAACCCTGGACGGTGTGCTCGCCCAGCTCCGCGACCACTGCGAGCCCGTGCGGAAGAAGCTCGGCAGGGACCGCATCGGCATCGGCCTGTGGCTCGCCAAGGACGCCGCCCACGCCCTCGTCACCGACCCCGCGGCACTGCGCGGCCTGCGCACCGAACTCGACCGGCGCGGACTCGAAGTCGTCACCCTCAACGGCTTCCCCTACGAAGGCTTCGGTGCGGAACAGGTCAAATACCGTGTGTACAAGCCCGACTGGACCGACCCGGAGCGCCTCGGCCACACCACCGAACTGGCCCGGCTGCTCGCCGCCCTCCTCCCCGACGACGTCACCGAAGGCACCATCTCCACCCTGCCGCTCGCCTGGCGCACCCCCTTCGACCCCCAGCGCGCCGAGGCTGCCCGCACGGCCCTCACCGTGCTGGCCCAGCGCCTCGACGCCCTCACCGAGCTGACCGGCCGCTCCATCCGCATCGGCCTCGAACCGGAGCCCGGCTGCACCGTCGAGACGACCGCCGACGCCATCGCCCCACTCACCGCGGTCGGCCACGACCGCATCGGGGTCTGTGTCGACACCTGTCACCTCGCCACCTCCTTCGAAGATCCGGAGACCGCCCTCGACGCCCTCGCCGCCGCGGGCGTCCCCGTCGTCAAATCGCAGCTGTCCGCCGCACTGCACGCCGAACACCCTCACCTCCCCGCCGTACGCGAAGCCCTCGCGGCCTTCGACGAACCCCGCTTCCTCCACCAGACCCGGACCCTGACCGGCGCCGGCCTGCGCGGCACCGACGACCTCGGCGAAGCACTCACCACCGACGTGCTGCCCGACACGGCACCCTGGCGCGCCCACTTCCACGTCCCCCTCCACGCGGCCCCCGCCGCGCCCCTCACGTCCACGCTCCCCGTCCTCCAGGACGTCCTGACCCGGCTCGTCGGCGGGCCCGCCCCCCTCACCCGCCACCTGGAGGTCGAGACCTACACCTGGCAGGCCCTCCCGCCCGCGCTCCGCCCCCGCGGCCGACCCCAGCTCGCCGAGGGCATCGCCGCAGAGCTCTCCCTCGCCCGCGACCTCCTGACCGACCTCGGCCTCAAGGAACTCCCATGA
- a CDS encoding sugar phosphate isomerase/epimerase family protein: MSRKPTSTDPELAQRLSRRGMLGVAAGATAAALVGAAAPTASATPTAPATPTGPAAAGKGRGRPVLPPGRLGIQLYSLRDKVSSVGFAPVFAELEKYGYDEIEFAGYTQGSAGAITLAQLKRLARDHGLNPIGSHVGYYDDNNPNAYTFAQNLTKVLDDAEALGLKHIGTAAGPFRYGTTVDAWKRAAEDFNTYGEAARKRGMKFYQHNHAEEFSFATDKPKVRLYDVLLAETDPDFVYLEMDIYWAFSAQFRFGKRVDGTAAPFHPLDYVLKQPHRYPLFHVKDGIRDETTRDGYRMTDVGDGDIDYKKFLSKVTARTHHGKRYHHWQTEHDKPVESYAFARKSSEHLHSLRGRCGD, encoded by the coding sequence ATGAGCCGTAAGCCGACCTCCACCGACCCCGAACTCGCGCAGAGACTCAGCCGACGCGGCATGCTCGGCGTGGCCGCGGGCGCCACCGCCGCGGCGCTCGTCGGGGCGGCCGCACCGACCGCCTCGGCAACTCCGACCGCCCCGGCGACCCCCACCGGCCCTGCCGCCGCGGGCAAGGGGCGCGGGCGTCCCGTCCTGCCGCCCGGCCGGCTCGGCATCCAGCTCTACAGCCTCCGCGACAAGGTCTCCTCCGTCGGATTCGCGCCCGTCTTCGCCGAGCTGGAGAAGTACGGATACGACGAGATCGAATTCGCCGGATACACCCAGGGCTCCGCGGGCGCCATCACCCTGGCCCAGCTCAAGAGGCTGGCCCGCGACCACGGCTTGAACCCCATCGGCTCCCACGTGGGCTATTACGACGACAACAACCCCAACGCGTACACGTTTGCGCAGAACCTCACCAAGGTCCTCGATGACGCCGAGGCTCTCGGCCTCAAGCACATCGGCACCGCCGCGGGGCCCTTCCGCTACGGCACCACCGTCGACGCCTGGAAGCGGGCGGCGGAGGACTTCAACACGTACGGCGAAGCGGCCCGCAAGCGCGGCATGAAGTTCTACCAGCACAATCACGCCGAGGAGTTCTCCTTCGCCACCGACAAACCGAAGGTCCGGCTCTACGACGTGCTCCTCGCGGAGACCGACCCCGACTTCGTGTACCTGGAGATGGACATCTACTGGGCGTTCAGCGCGCAGTTCCGCTTCGGCAAGCGCGTCGACGGCACGGCCGCCCCCTTCCACCCGCTCGACTACGTACTGAAGCAGCCCCACCGTTACCCCCTGTTCCACGTCAAGGACGGCATCCGTGACGAGACCACGCGTGACGGCTATCGCATGACGGACGTCGGCGACGGCGACATCGACTACAAGAAGTTCCTGTCGAAGGTGACGGCGCGCACCCACCATGGAAAGCGCTATCACCACTGGCAGACCGAGCACGACAAGCCGGTCGAGTCCTACGCCTTCGCCCGCAAGTCCAGCGAACACCTGCACTCGCTGCGCGGCCGCTGCGGCGACTGA
- a CDS encoding AraC family transcriptional regulator: MPKIRHTPEAPTALRELSPGERIDAHRHDDHQIVYAGSGVVAVTTDAGTWFAPGTRAIWVPAGCVHAHRAHGHLALHLVGLPAGTNPLGLDAPTVLSIGPLLRELILACTRDPEDESPERRRLRAVLLDQLRTSPQQPVQLPTPSDSRLAAVCDRLHDSPADPRGLAELAAGAGAGERTLSRLFRRELGMTFPQWRTQLRLYHALRMLADGMPVTAVAHRCGWSSTSAFIDVFRRAYGYTPGTHHRRD; encoded by the coding sequence GTGCCGAAAATCCGCCACACCCCCGAGGCGCCGACCGCTCTCCGGGAACTGTCTCCCGGCGAACGCATCGACGCGCACCGCCACGACGACCACCAGATCGTCTACGCGGGCTCCGGCGTCGTGGCCGTCACCACCGACGCGGGCACCTGGTTCGCGCCCGGCACCCGGGCCATCTGGGTCCCCGCGGGCTGCGTCCACGCCCACCGCGCCCACGGCCACCTGGCCCTGCACCTGGTCGGCCTGCCGGCGGGCACGAACCCGCTCGGCCTCGACGCCCCGACCGTGCTCTCCATCGGCCCGCTCCTGCGCGAACTGATCCTCGCCTGCACCCGGGACCCGGAGGACGAGTCCCCGGAACGCCGACGCCTGCGGGCCGTACTCCTCGACCAGTTGCGCACGTCGCCGCAGCAGCCCGTACAGCTGCCCACGCCTTCGGACTCCCGCCTCGCCGCCGTCTGCGACCGGCTGCACGACAGCCCGGCGGATCCGCGAGGCCTGGCCGAACTGGCCGCCGGAGCGGGCGCGGGCGAACGCACCCTGAGTCGGCTCTTCCGCCGCGAGCTGGGCATGACGTTCCCGCAGTGGCGCACCCAGCTGCGCCTCTACCACGCGCTGCGCATGCTGGCCGACGGCATGCCGGTCACGGCGGTCGCGCACCGCTGCGGATGGTCGTCGACCAGCGCGTTCATCGACGTGTTCCGCAGGGCGTACGGGTACACGCCCGGGACGCACCACCGCCGCGACTAG
- a CDS encoding GntR family transcriptional regulator, with the protein MGHLKQKNLITTRERLRDQVGHALRAALISGELRPGEIYSAPGLAEDFGISATPVREAMLDLAREGLVEPVRNKGFRVTEVNERDLDQYTEIRALIEIPMIGRITRTAAKEDLEVLRPIAEEIVRAARDHDLIGYLEADRRFHLSLLALSGNDRLVETVGDLRKRSRLYGLTALDERDQLTPSAEEHIELLDLMLAGDAKGAEKCMARHLGHVRSLWATT; encoded by the coding sequence ATGGGGCACCTGAAGCAGAAGAACCTCATCACCACCAGGGAGCGGCTGCGCGACCAGGTCGGCCACGCACTGCGGGCCGCCCTGATCTCGGGCGAGCTGCGCCCCGGCGAGATCTACTCCGCGCCCGGCTTGGCCGAGGACTTCGGCATCTCGGCGACGCCGGTGCGCGAGGCGATGCTCGACCTGGCCCGTGAAGGGCTCGTCGAGCCGGTCCGCAACAAGGGCTTCCGGGTCACCGAGGTGAACGAGCGCGACCTCGACCAGTACACGGAGATCCGCGCCCTGATCGAGATCCCCATGATCGGACGGATCACGCGCACGGCCGCCAAGGAGGACCTGGAGGTACTGCGTCCGATCGCCGAGGAGATCGTGCGTGCCGCCCGCGACCACGACCTCATCGGCTATCTGGAGGCCGACCGCCGCTTCCACCTCTCACTCCTCGCCCTCTCGGGCAACGACCGCCTGGTCGAAACGGTCGGCGACCTCCGCAAGCGCTCCCGCCTCTACGGCCTGACGGCCCTGGACGAGCGCGACCAGCTGACCCCGTCCGCCGAGGAGCACATCGAACTCCTCGACCTGATGCTGGCGGGCGATGCCAAGGGAGCGGAGAAGTGCATGGCGCGACACCTGGGTCACGTACGGTCACTGTGGGCCACGACCTGA